Proteins co-encoded in one Nitrospinota bacterium genomic window:
- a CDS encoding YdcH family protein — MLCSLEKDPRFTHLYEHNSAFRQLTNEHKELKREVEKLKKAAYLGPDLENKMHVLKKQKLDIKDRLEAMLDEMPR; from the coding sequence ATGCTGTGCTCTCTCGAAAAAGACCCGCGCTTCACGCACCTGTACGAACACAACAGCGCATTCCGGCAACTGACGAACGAACACAAGGAACTCAAACGCGAGGTGGAAAAGCTGAAAAAGGCAGCCTACCTCGGCCCGGATCTCGAAAACAAAATGCATGTATTGAAAAAACAGAAGCTCGACATTAAAGACCGGCTGGAAGCGATGCTGGACGAGATGCCGCGTTGA
- a CDS encoding zf-HC2 domain-containing protein translates to MGKNGHHHHGGKGNCKKTLTGMSEYVDDDLKGSGRKSLENHLAGCKACMAVLNTLKKTIEIFRVSTPRMPASMAKEVRRGVKHEIAALEKKGK, encoded by the coding sequence GTGGGAAAAAACGGGCACCACCATCATGGGGGAAAAGGAAACTGCAAAAAAACCCTTACCGGCATGTCGGAGTATGTGGATGACGATCTCAAGGGCTCCGGCAGGAAAAGCCTTGAGAACCATCTCGCCGGCTGCAAGGCATGCATGGCGGTGCTCAACACCCTGAAGAAGACCATCGAGATATTCAGGGTGAGCACCCCCCGCATGCCCGCCTCCATGGCCAAGGAAGTGCGGCGCGGCGTCAAGCATGAGATCGCCGCCCTGGAGAAGAAAGGAAAATGA
- a CDS encoding CoA-binding protein, translating to MSVEHDACERPAFPPDAALVKKIVTQSKTVAVVGISKKEERDSYRVAAYLKNHGYTVIPVNPQADEILGEKCYAALADIPFAVDVVDVFRNPSALPALADEIVALKLRPKAVWFQLGVVNNDAAQKIKDAGIDVVQNLCIKIEHARLA from the coding sequence ATGAGCGTGGAACACGATGCCTGCGAACGCCCCGCATTCCCCCCGGACGCGGCCCTCGTCAAAAAAATCGTCACGCAAAGCAAAACCGTGGCGGTGGTCGGCATCTCCAAGAAGGAAGAGCGCGACAGCTACCGCGTGGCCGCCTACCTCAAGAACCACGGCTACACCGTCATTCCGGTTAACCCCCAGGCGGACGAAATCCTGGGGGAAAAATGCTACGCCGCGCTGGCCGACATCCCTTTCGCCGTCGATGTGGTGGACGTGTTCCGCAATCCGTCCGCCCTGCCCGCGTTGGCGGATGAAATCGTCGCGCTGAAGCTCCGTCCCAAAGCCGTCTGGTTCCAGTTGGGCGTGGTGAACAACGACGCGGCGCAAAAAATAAAAGATGCCGGCATCGACGTGGTGCAGAACCTCTGCATAAAAATAGAGCACGCCCGCCTGGCGTGA
- a CDS encoding aspartate aminotransferase family protein, whose translation MKTKEILALYKKHVAPNYGRVPLAILSGKGSEVTDPEGKKYLDMAAGIAVNAIGHAPQAVVKALKQAAKLMHTSNLFYTLPQGLLARELTKLAFPSQALFVNSGAEAVESALKLARKYHHDKQTGRFEIISMLGSFHGRTYGALSATGQTKYQNGFAPLVPGFSHVAYNDFAALEKAITPKTAAIIMEVLQGEGGVRAADKAFVKQARQLCDREGILLIFDEVQTGFGRTGKWFGYQHYGVAPDIMTLAKGLGGGFPIGVMLAKPEIMAHFGPGTHASTFGGNPLACTAALAVMDSIKQKKLLAHVAKTSRHVFKRLNQLKTIAPTIREVRGMGLMIGIELDQPAAPVIAACRAKGLLIIGAGDNVLRMVPALNVTQKEMDKAIRILGEVLCTKTS comes from the coding sequence GTGAAAACAAAAGAGATACTGGCGCTGTACAAAAAACATGTGGCCCCCAACTACGGGCGGGTGCCGCTGGCGATACTCTCCGGCAAAGGCTCCGAAGTGACCGACCCCGAAGGGAAAAAATACCTCGACATGGCGGCGGGCATCGCCGTGAACGCCATCGGCCACGCGCCGCAGGCGGTGGTGAAAGCGCTCAAGCAGGCCGCGAAGCTGATGCACACCAGCAACCTCTTCTACACGCTGCCGCAGGGGCTGTTGGCGCGCGAACTGACGAAGCTGGCCTTCCCCTCGCAGGCGCTCTTCGTGAACAGCGGCGCGGAAGCGGTGGAATCGGCCCTCAAGCTTGCGCGCAAATACCACCACGACAAACAGACGGGGCGCTTCGAGATCATCTCGATGCTCGGCTCGTTCCACGGGCGGACCTACGGCGCGCTTTCCGCCACCGGCCAAACGAAATACCAAAACGGGTTCGCGCCGCTGGTGCCGGGATTCTCCCACGTTGCCTACAACGATTTCGCCGCGCTCGAAAAGGCAATCACCCCAAAGACCGCCGCCATCATCATGGAAGTGCTGCAAGGCGAAGGGGGCGTGCGCGCAGCGGACAAAGCCTTCGTGAAACAGGCGCGGCAACTTTGCGACAGGGAAGGAATACTGCTGATATTCGACGAAGTGCAAACCGGCTTTGGCCGCACCGGCAAATGGTTCGGCTACCAGCACTACGGCGTGGCGCCGGACATCATGACGCTGGCCAAGGGGCTGGGGGGCGGCTTTCCCATCGGCGTGATGCTGGCGAAGCCGGAAATCATGGCCCACTTCGGCCCCGGCACGCACGCATCCACCTTCGGCGGCAACCCGCTCGCCTGCACGGCGGCGCTGGCGGTGATGGACTCCATCAAACAAAAAAAGCTGCTCGCGCACGTTGCGAAGACAAGCCGCCACGTCTTCAAACGGCTGAACCAGCTTAAAACCATCGCCCCCACCATCAGGGAAGTGCGCGGCATGGGCCTGATGATCGGCATAGAGCTGGATCAGCCGGCCGCCCCCGTCATCGCCGCCTGCCGGGCCAAGGGGCTGCTCATCATCGGCGCGGGCGATAACGTGCTGCGGATGGTTCCCGCGCTGAACGTGACGCAAAAGGAAATGGACAAGGCCATCAGGATTTTGGGGGAAGTGCTATGCACAAAGACTTCCTGA